In the genome of Candida albicans SC5314 chromosome 6, complete sequence, the window ACTTGATGGGTCCTCAAGTGTCGTGACATGTCTCTAGTGATTCTTTTCCCGCAAATAGTACAGATTTTAGCATCAACAAATCGACTCTCAACTAATGGAACAACAATATTGGCATTCGAGTTGACCAATGACGTCACGTCAGGGAATCGGTTGATATCAATGTTGGTGGAAACTTGAAAAGGCATAGTATTACGAGTGGTAGTAGAAGCAGTGGAACTATCAGTAGTAATTGCAGAAGGTGGTACTTGATGGTGATGAGATTGACTGTCCTGAGTGGACCAAACAtagtgttgttgttgggaCTCGGTTTCAGGCATTGAATATGTCGGTAGTGATGGTAGACGTTGTGGTGctggaggtggtggtggcggtggTTGTGGCtgtgaaattgaagaatagTAGGGTCTTGTAGAATTTAACGATAAATGGGTATTTCTTGGTTCATGAACTGAAGAATGTAATTGTAGCTGATCATTCGGTAAACTCTGTccaaaatattgatgatacAGGGGTATTGAATGTGATTGTGGCGGTGGAGCTGATGATTGTGGTGGCGCTTGTGATACCGCTGAGCCTGGGTAACTAAATTGATGTGGTACTGGTGACGGTACAGGATCAGTGGAGAAATGTTGTTTTTGGTATTGAGAATTACCTTGTATATTGCTCAGCGGCATTACATACGAGCTAGATATGGTCTcggtagtggtggtgaaaTCATAGTTTGACGGAAGCTGAGAAGGAACTCTAATATTGTCTGTTTGGTACTTCTGAGGCTGCTGCTCATCCTcctgctgctgctgctgctgcagTGGTTGCCCTTTCTGATTTTGATCCTGTTGTACTGTGCTAGAA includes:
- a CDS encoding uncharacterized protein (Protein of unknown function; Hap43-repressed gene), translating into METKDHEATHSPQQSIQLSSSTVQQDQNQKGQPSQQQQQQEDEQQPQKYQTDNIRVPSQLPSNYDFTTTTETISSSYVMPSSNIQGNSQYQKQHFSTDPVPSPVPHQFSYPGSAVSQAPPQSSAPPPQSHSIPSYHQYFGQSLPNDQLQLHSSVHEPRNTHLSLNSTRPYYSSISQPQPPPPPPPAPQRLPSLPTYSMPETESQQQHYVWSTQDSQSHHHQVPPSAITTDSSTASTTTRNTMPFQVSTNIDINRFPDVTSLVNSNANIVVPLVESRFVDAKICTICGKRITRDMSRHLRTHQVEARFHCVFPKRQCRHKSGKFNRPYDFKKHLLNRHFIFDDSAIKRLHNLSDKLDHWGMCPCGLRFTGKDWLNDHILTNDRTKKCRLVE